The following proteins come from a genomic window of Trinickia caryophylli:
- a CDS encoding precorrin-8X methylmutase, producing the protein MLDYLRDGQAIYRESFATIRAEADLSLIPADLEKLAVRVIHACGMTDIVADLRFSEGAGVAGREALAHGAPILCDARMVADGITRARLPADNPVVCTLGDPSVPDLARSLGNTRSAAALELWHPHLAGSVVAIGNAPTALFRLLEMLDAGAPRPALILGFAVGFVGAAESKAMLATDSRGVPFVAVQGRRGGSAMAAAAVNALASEAE; encoded by the coding sequence ATGCTTGACTATCTCCGCGACGGCCAGGCGATCTATCGCGAATCGTTCGCAACGATTCGCGCCGAAGCCGATCTTTCTCTCATTCCCGCCGACCTCGAGAAACTCGCCGTCCGCGTGATCCATGCCTGCGGCATGACCGATATCGTCGCCGATCTGCGTTTTTCGGAAGGCGCGGGTGTGGCCGGGCGCGAGGCGCTGGCGCACGGCGCACCGATTCTCTGCGACGCGCGCATGGTTGCCGACGGCATCACCCGCGCGCGGCTGCCGGCCGACAATCCCGTCGTCTGCACGCTCGGCGACCCCTCGGTGCCCGATCTTGCGCGCTCGCTCGGCAATACCCGCTCGGCCGCGGCGCTCGAACTGTGGCACCCACATCTCGCCGGCAGCGTGGTGGCGATCGGCAACGCGCCCACCGCACTCTTTCGCCTGCTCGAAATGCTCGATGCCGGGGCACCGCGGCCCGCGCTGATACTGGGCTTCGCGGTCGGCTTCGTCGGCGCGGCCGAATCGAAAGCGATGCTCGCGACAGACAGCCGGGGCGTGCCGTTCGTCGCCGTGCAGGGCCGGCGCGGCGGCAGTGCGATGGCCGCCGCCGCCGTCAACGCGCTCGCATCGGAGGCGGAATGA
- a CDS encoding ATP-binding protein — MNDAYDARATSRAELPKPYPFSALIGQEPLQQALLLAAIDPGIGGVLVSGPRGTAKSTAARALAELLAEGRFVTLPLGASEERLVGTLDLDEVLRGGTVRFSPGLLAQAHEGVLYVDEVNLLTDALVDALLDAAASGVNVVERDGVSHRHEARFVLIGTMNPEEGELRPQLLDRFGMMVELANCFDPLVRQRIVKARLAFDADPDAFRAACASEQQALAKRIERARAALSSLAFGDDVHARVSTHCIEAAVDGLRADLVMLRAARALAAFEGAESITTAHVDRVAEAVLRHRRREQPEAPAQEPAPSRASDDRAASADRERKEERRPGERDSGRTGASGAGQDGTGDDWGYLPPEPVGIAAVKNVVPFDAKKR; from the coding sequence ATGAACGATGCTTACGATGCCCGTGCCACTTCGCGGGCCGAGCTTCCGAAGCCCTATCCGTTCAGCGCGCTGATCGGGCAGGAGCCCCTGCAGCAAGCGCTCCTGCTCGCGGCCATCGATCCCGGCATCGGCGGCGTGCTCGTGAGCGGCCCGCGCGGCACGGCGAAGTCGACCGCGGCGCGCGCGCTGGCCGAACTGCTGGCCGAGGGGCGATTCGTCACGCTGCCGCTCGGCGCGAGCGAGGAGCGGCTCGTCGGGACGCTCGACCTCGACGAAGTGCTGCGCGGCGGCACGGTGCGCTTTTCGCCTGGACTGCTGGCGCAGGCACACGAAGGCGTACTTTACGTCGATGAGGTGAACCTGCTGACCGACGCGCTCGTCGATGCTCTGCTCGACGCCGCGGCGAGCGGCGTCAACGTCGTCGAGCGCGACGGCGTTTCGCATCGCCATGAGGCGCGCTTCGTCCTGATCGGCACGATGAACCCGGAAGAGGGCGAACTGCGTCCGCAATTGCTCGATCGATTCGGCATGATGGTCGAACTCGCCAATTGCTTCGATCCGCTCGTGCGTCAGCGCATCGTCAAGGCACGGCTCGCGTTCGATGCGGACCCCGACGCGTTTCGTGCCGCTTGCGCGAGCGAGCAGCAGGCGCTCGCCAAACGGATCGAGCGTGCCCGCGCCGCGTTGTCGAGCCTTGCATTCGGCGACGACGTCCATGCGCGGGTCAGCACGCATTGCATCGAGGCGGCTGTCGATGGTCTGCGCGCCGATCTCGTCATGCTGCGTGCGGCGCGCGCGCTGGCGGCATTCGAGGGAGCGGAGTCGATTACGACCGCGCACGTCGATCGCGTGGCCGAAGCGGTGCTGCGGCACCGACGGCGCGAGCAGCCCGAGGCGCCGGCACAGGAGCCCGCACCGTCGCGGGCGTCCGACGATCGTGCCGCATCGGCCGATCGCGAGCGAAAGGAGGAAAGGAGGCCCGGCGAGCGCGACTCCGGGCGCACGGGCGCGAGCGGCGCCGGACAGGATGGCACCGGTGACGATTGGGGCTATCTGCCGCCCGAGCCGGTCGGCATCGCAGCTGTCAAGAACGTCGTACCCTTCGACGCAAAAAAACGCTGA
- a CDS encoding vWA domain-containing protein, with product MPSARIAWLPTLARKRDKPLSAGHLRFAAMESRAGVLHCFLLDCSASMLGDEGLKTAKGLLLASFDRAAALREQAALICFGGAGTALRFGPAVPRWWNERWLRPIGAGGGTPFSRGIAAASQLLERARARQPQLQCVLWIFTDGRSSEQPVRPKSADRIVFVDCERGRLRLERCRTLAAAWGAECVGVDEIIGAPSASY from the coding sequence ATGCCTTCGGCGCGCATTGCATGGCTGCCGACGCTTGCCCGCAAGCGCGACAAACCATTGTCGGCCGGGCATCTGCGCTTTGCCGCGATGGAATCGCGCGCGGGCGTGTTGCACTGCTTCCTGCTCGATTGCTCCGCATCGATGCTGGGCGACGAAGGGCTGAAGACCGCGAAAGGTCTGCTGCTCGCCTCTTTCGATCGCGCGGCGGCGCTGCGCGAGCAAGCTGCGCTCATATGCTTCGGCGGGGCAGGCACTGCGCTGCGTTTCGGCCCTGCCGTGCCCCGCTGGTGGAACGAACGCTGGCTGCGTCCGATCGGTGCGGGCGGCGGCACACCGTTTTCGCGCGGCATTGCCGCCGCCTCGCAACTGCTCGAGCGCGCGCGGGCTCGGCAGCCTCAGCTGCAATGCGTCCTCTGGATCTTCACGGACGGCCGCAGCAGCGAGCAACCCGTACGGCCGAAGTCGGCCGATCGCATCGTTTTCGTAGACTGCGAGCGCGGGCGGCTGAGGCTCGAACGCTGCCGGACGCTCGCCGCTGCGTGGGGGGCCGAATGCGTGGGCGTCGACGAAATAATCGGTGCGCCATCCGCATCGTACTGA
- a CDS encoding cobalt-precorrin-5B (C(1))-methyltransferase, giving the protein MRDETPEESRPLRSGYTTGSCATATSLAAARLLLTGVASDVAEIVLPKGQHVPMALVFCRYAQGDVRAAEAGTVKDAGDDPDVTHGAVVFARVELSAEPGVRFHAGAGVGTVTRAGLVVPVGEPAINPVPRRMMTEHLAELAAEHGYSGGFEVTIGVEGGEALALKTMNPRLGIVGGLSILGTTGIVRPFSCSAYIASIHQGIDVARANGYAHLAACTGNASEDAMRARYALPDIALIEMGDFAGAVLKYMRRAPVARLSICGGFGKLSKLAGGHLDLHSRHSSIDLIQLADWVAGAGGDEALQARIRAANTSQQALAIARDTGVPLGDIVCRHALDVARAIVPAEVALETFAIDRQGNIVGEAQ; this is encoded by the coding sequence ATGCGCGACGAGACGCCTGAGGAATCGCGCCCGCTGCGCAGCGGCTATACGACGGGCAGTTGTGCCACGGCCACTTCGCTCGCGGCTGCGCGACTTCTTCTGACGGGGGTGGCGAGCGACGTCGCCGAGATCGTGCTGCCGAAAGGGCAGCACGTGCCGATGGCGCTCGTGTTTTGCCGTTATGCGCAAGGCGATGTGCGCGCAGCCGAAGCGGGCACGGTCAAGGATGCCGGCGACGATCCCGATGTCACGCATGGCGCCGTCGTGTTCGCGCGCGTCGAGCTGAGCGCCGAGCCGGGCGTGCGCTTTCATGCCGGGGCGGGCGTGGGCACGGTGACGCGCGCCGGCCTCGTCGTGCCCGTGGGCGAGCCGGCGATCAACCCCGTGCCGCGGCGCATGATGACCGAGCATCTTGCCGAGCTTGCCGCCGAGCACGGTTATAGCGGCGGCTTCGAGGTGACGATCGGCGTGGAGGGGGGCGAGGCGCTCGCGCTGAAAACGATGAACCCGCGGCTCGGCATCGTCGGCGGACTCTCGATTCTCGGAACGACCGGTATCGTGCGGCCCTTCTCCTGCTCGGCTTATATCGCGTCGATCCATCAGGGCATCGATGTGGCGCGTGCGAACGGCTATGCGCATCTCGCCGCCTGCACCGGCAACGCGAGCGAGGATGCGATGCGCGCGCGCTACGCGCTGCCCGATATCGCACTGATCGAGATGGGCGACTTCGCCGGTGCCGTCCTCAAGTACATGCGCCGCGCGCCGGTGGCGCGCCTCAGCATTTGCGGCGGCTTCGGCAAGCTCAGCAAGCTGGCGGGCGGCCACCTCGATCTCCACAGCCGGCACTCGAGTATCGATTTGATCCAGCTCGCCGATTGGGTGGCCGGCGCCGGCGGCGATGAAGCGCTGCAGGCACGCATACGAGCCGCGAACACGAGCCAGCAGGCGCTCGCGATCGCGCGCGATACGGGCGTGCCCCTCGGCGACATCGTTTGCCGGCACGCACTCGACGTGGCGCGCGCGATCGTTCCGGCCGAAGTGGCACTGGAGACGTTCGCGATCGACCGGCAGGGCAACATCGTCGGAGAGGCGCAATGA
- the cbiE gene encoding precorrin-6y C5,15-methyltransferase (decarboxylating) subunit CbiE, protein MPAWLTVVGIGEDGFGGLGRAARRALLDASVIVGGERHLAMLPARLRARRERWPRPFDIAPVLALRGAPVCVLASGDPMLHGVGATLARALPREEFAVLPSASSPSLAAARLGWPLQDVAVVSLVGRPLATLNAHVRDGARLLVLSRDGHSPAEVADLLNARGFGATAMHVFEHLGGPAERWTETTAQARERAEVARLNLVALECRVGGAASAVSLPLTSGLPDQAFFNDGQLTKRDVRAIALARLAPLPGALLWDVGAGCGSIGIEWMRAHPSCRAIAVEADPARQGFIERNRDALGVPALELVAGHAPEALAALPEPDAVFVGGGVTTPGVLDACWERLRAGGRLVANAVTLEGEAALVAWRAQHGGTLTRIALAHAQPLGGFETWRQALPVTLYEVTKPCEPAPVPARASHMTNDDARRDA, encoded by the coding sequence ATGCCGGCCTGGCTTACGGTGGTAGGGATCGGCGAAGACGGATTTGGCGGGCTTGGCCGCGCGGCGCGCCGGGCGTTGCTCGATGCGTCGGTGATCGTGGGCGGCGAGCGCCATCTGGCGATGCTGCCGGCGCGGCTTCGCGCGCGGCGCGAGCGCTGGCCGCGGCCGTTCGACATTGCCCCGGTGCTCGCGCTGCGCGGCGCGCCGGTATGCGTGCTCGCAAGCGGCGATCCGATGCTTCACGGCGTGGGCGCCACGCTCGCACGCGCACTGCCGCGCGAGGAATTCGCGGTGCTGCCGTCGGCCTCTTCGCCGTCGCTCGCGGCAGCCCGGCTCGGCTGGCCCTTGCAGGACGTGGCCGTCGTTTCGCTCGTCGGGCGGCCATTGGCCACGCTCAATGCGCATGTGCGCGATGGCGCGCGGCTTCTCGTGCTGAGCCGCGATGGCCATTCGCCGGCGGAAGTGGCGGATTTGCTGAACGCGCGCGGCTTCGGCGCCACAGCCATGCACGTGTTCGAGCATCTGGGCGGCCCGGCCGAGCGGTGGACCGAAACGACGGCGCAGGCGCGCGAACGCGCCGAGGTGGCGAGACTCAATCTCGTCGCGCTCGAGTGCCGCGTCGGCGGCGCGGCGTCGGCCGTTTCGCTGCCGCTTACGAGCGGCTTGCCCGATCAGGCATTTTTCAATGACGGCCAACTGACGAAGCGGGACGTGCGTGCGATCGCGCTCGCGCGTCTGGCACCGCTGCCGGGTGCGCTGTTGTGGGACGTCGGCGCCGGCTGCGGGTCGATCGGCATCGAATGGATGCGTGCGCATCCGAGCTGCCGCGCGATCGCGGTCGAGGCCGATCCCGCGCGGCAGGGCTTTATCGAGCGCAATCGCGATGCACTCGGGGTACCGGCGCTGGAGCTCGTCGCGGGCCACGCGCCCGAGGCGCTCGCTGCACTGCCCGAACCCGATGCCGTGTTCGTTGGCGGCGGCGTGACGACGCCGGGCGTGCTCGACGCCTGCTGGGAGAGGCTGCGCGCGGGTGGGCGGCTGGTCGCCAACGCCGTGACGCTCGAAGGGGAAGCCGCGCTCGTGGCGTGGCGCGCGCAACATGGCGGCACGCTGACCCGCATCGCGCTGGCGCACGCCCAGCCGCTCGGCGGATTCGAAACCTGGCGCCAGGCGTTGCCGGTCACGCTTTACGAGGTGACGAAGCCGTGCGAGCCGGCTCCTGTCCCGGCCCGTGCCAGCCACATGACGAACGACGATGCGCGACGAGACGCCTGA
- a CDS encoding precorrin-2 C(20)-methyltransferase, with the protein MTTRGRLYGIGVGPGDPELLTLKALRLLRAAPVVAYFVAKGKKGNAFSIVEGYLGDEQTRVPLVYPVTTEALEPPLCYEAIIADFYDTASAAVAGHLESGRDVAVICEGDPFFYGSYMYLHDRLAERFDVEVVPGVCSMLGGTAVLGAPLVYRNQSLSVLSGVLPEDELRRRLAEADAAVVMKLGRNFDKVRRVLVELGLSHRALYVERATMANQRIVPLAEVDPMASPYFSLLVVPGEKWQA; encoded by the coding sequence ATGACGACGCGCGGCCGCCTTTATGGAATCGGCGTGGGCCCCGGCGATCCGGAACTGCTGACGCTCAAGGCGCTGCGGTTGCTGCGGGCGGCACCTGTCGTCGCTTATTTCGTGGCGAAGGGGAAAAAGGGCAACGCGTTCAGCATCGTCGAAGGCTATCTCGGCGATGAACAGACGCGCGTGCCGCTCGTCTATCCGGTGACGACCGAAGCGCTCGAACCGCCGCTTTGCTACGAAGCGATCATCGCCGACTTCTACGACACGGCGTCCGCCGCCGTGGCCGGGCATCTCGAGAGCGGGCGCGACGTGGCCGTGATCTGCGAGGGCGACCCGTTCTTCTACGGGTCCTATATGTATTTGCACGATCGACTCGCCGAACGCTTCGACGTGGAAGTCGTGCCCGGCGTCTGCTCGATGCTCGGCGGCACGGCCGTGCTCGGCGCGCCGCTCGTCTATCGCAACCAGAGCTTGTCGGTGCTTTCGGGCGTATTGCCGGAAGACGAATTGCGGCGGCGTCTCGCCGAGGCCGATGCCGCCGTCGTCATGAAACTCGGCCGCAATTTCGACAAGGTGCGGCGCGTGCTCGTCGAGCTTGGCCTCTCGCATCGCGCGCTCTACGTCGAGCGCGCGACGATGGCCAACCAACGCATCGTGCCGCTCGCTGAAGTCGACCCGATGGCATCGCCCTACTTCTCGCTGCTCGTCGTGCCGGGGGAAAAATGGCAGGCATGA
- the cobG gene encoding precorrin-3B synthase has product MNQDPSFIVRPSACPALARIVAARDGGLCRIKLPGGELSAAQAVAVADAARAHASGVIELTNRANLQLRGVRPGQERALVARLLDAGLGPLRPDGTSTAGAHAGPDERGPEGGEGQEGLGARLAAADDVRNVMTSPTAGRDEASIVDTRPLAAELLALLQSEPRFASLSPKFAVLLDGGERLAAVDHPHDVWLCAMPPDAGEPLYAFGLAGQPSTPADYALGAVSHANAAAFVRALLHTFLDLAGPDETRMRHVLNRHGLDAVLHRLALRFDGPLRRGVDISAWRRDRADASLRFGTHRQKQAGRWYVGGQPPLGRIDSSTLHALAQLASVHGNGTLRITPWQGVLLPDIAEQAVPPLETGLDTLGFIRDAGHPLARLIACAGSSGCAKSLADTKADALSLARSLPASVHVHLTGCIRSCAAAHCAPYTLLAVAPGRYDLHRREDASPAAPHRGGADCAHRFGTRIASHLTIDEAADRLRAADQPHPNHA; this is encoded by the coding sequence TTGAACCAGGATCCGTCTTTCATTGTCCGGCCTTCGGCCTGCCCCGCGCTCGCACGCATCGTTGCGGCGCGCGATGGCGGACTGTGCCGCATCAAGCTGCCGGGCGGCGAACTGAGCGCGGCGCAGGCCGTGGCGGTTGCCGATGCGGCGCGCGCGCACGCGTCGGGCGTCATCGAACTGACGAATCGCGCCAATCTCCAGTTGCGCGGCGTGCGGCCCGGCCAGGAGCGTGCACTCGTCGCGCGCTTGCTCGATGCCGGGCTCGGGCCGCTGCGGCCCGACGGCACGAGCACTGCCGGCGCACACGCCGGGCCCGACGAGCGTGGCCCGGAAGGCGGCGAAGGCCAGGAAGGACTCGGTGCGCGCCTCGCCGCCGCCGACGACGTACGCAACGTGATGACGAGCCCCACTGCCGGGCGCGACGAAGCGTCGATCGTCGACACGAGGCCGCTCGCCGCCGAACTTCTCGCTCTGCTCCAAAGCGAGCCGCGCTTTGCCTCGCTTTCGCCGAAGTTTGCCGTGCTGCTCGACGGCGGCGAGCGCCTTGCGGCCGTCGACCATCCGCACGACGTCTGGCTTTGCGCGATGCCGCCAGACGCCGGCGAACCGCTGTACGCATTCGGTCTGGCCGGCCAGCCGTCGACGCCCGCGGACTACGCACTCGGTGCCGTATCGCATGCGAACGCCGCGGCATTTGTTCGGGCGTTGCTGCACACGTTCCTGGACCTGGCCGGCCCCGACGAAACGCGCATGCGCCACGTCCTGAACCGGCATGGCCTCGACGCCGTGCTGCATCGTCTCGCGCTGCGCTTCGACGGGCCGCTGCGCCGCGGTGTCGATATCTCCGCATGGCGACGCGATCGCGCCGATGCGTCGCTGCGTTTCGGCACTCATCGGCAAAAGCAGGCCGGCCGCTGGTACGTCGGCGGCCAGCCGCCGTTAGGCCGGATCGACTCCTCGACGCTGCATGCGCTCGCGCAGCTCGCGAGCGTGCATGGTAACGGCACGCTGCGCATCACCCCATGGCAAGGGGTTCTCTTGCCCGACATTGCGGAGCAGGCGGTACCTCCCCTCGAAACGGGCCTCGATACGCTCGGCTTCATACGCGACGCAGGGCATCCGCTTGCGCGCCTGATCGCCTGTGCCGGCTCGAGCGGTTGCGCCAAGAGCCTTGCCGATACGAAAGCGGATGCGCTTTCGCTCGCGCGATCGCTGCCCGCAAGCGTGCACGTCCATCTGACCGGCTGTATTCGCTCCTGCGCCGCGGCACATTGCGCGCCCTACACGCTGCTCGCAGTCGCGCCCGGGCGCTACGACCTTCACCGGCGCGAAGACGCATCGCCCGCCGCCCCGCATCGCGGCGGCGCCGATTGCGCGCACCGCTTCGGCACGCGCATCGCCTCGCATCTGACCATAGACGAAGCCGCCGATCGCCTGCGCGCGGCGGACCAACCTCATCCGAACCATGCTTGA
- the cobM gene encoding precorrin-4 C(11)-methyltransferase, with amino-acid sequence MTVFFIGAGPGDPDLITVKGQRLVRTCPVILYAGSLVPPAVLEGHRAESVVNTADLDLDRIVALIAEAHAKGRDVARVHSGDPSLYGAIGEQIRRIRALGIPYEIVPGVTATAACAATLGCELTLPGISQTLILTRYATKTAMPEGEQLVDLARHRATMAIHLGVRHLARIVDELTPHYGADCPIAVVYRASWPDEERVTGTLADIVDKVRQTDIERTALIVVGRVLAAEGFADSSLYAPG; translated from the coding sequence ATGACGGTGTTTTTTATCGGCGCGGGGCCAGGTGACCCCGATCTCATCACGGTGAAGGGGCAGCGTCTCGTTCGGACCTGTCCGGTCATTCTCTATGCCGGCTCGCTCGTGCCGCCGGCCGTGCTCGAGGGGCACCGGGCCGAATCGGTCGTGAATACGGCCGATCTCGATCTCGATCGGATCGTTGCGTTGATTGCCGAGGCGCATGCAAAGGGACGGGACGTGGCGCGCGTGCATTCGGGCGACCCGTCGCTGTATGGCGCGATCGGCGAGCAGATCCGCCGGATCCGCGCGCTGGGCATTCCGTACGAGATCGTCCCGGGCGTGACGGCAACGGCCGCATGTGCCGCCACACTCGGATGCGAGCTGACGCTGCCCGGCATCTCGCAGACGCTGATTCTCACGCGCTACGCGACGAAAACGGCCATGCCCGAAGGCGAACAGCTTGTGGACCTTGCGCGGCACCGCGCAACGATGGCCATTCATCTCGGCGTGCGGCACCTCGCACGCATTGTGGACGAACTGACGCCGCATTACGGTGCCGATTGCCCGATCGCGGTCGTCTATCGCGCGAGCTGGCCCGACGAGGAGCGCGTGACGGGCACGCTCGCCGATATCGTCGACAAAGTGCGGCAGACCGACATCGAGCGCACAGCGCTGATCGTCGTGGGCCGTGTGCTGGCGGCCGAGGGCTTTGCGGATTCGTCGCTTTACGCGCCCGGTTAG
- the cobJ gene encoding precorrin-3B C(17)-methyltransferase encodes MTRAPAIVVLAPSALATARRLQAACAGAQVHGLQSRVEADVAFAELGAHLRALYASGTPIVALCAAGIVIRCVAPMLANKGMEPPVLAVAEDGSAVVPLLGGLAGVNAMAREIARALDVAPAITTSGELRFGTCLLSPPQGYALASLEQGKRFVSDLLAGHATRIEGEAPWLDDATLPRDPSAAHTIRITPQTSAERADELVIHPRSVVAAVCPQRAASDELSIAARIRQALRESGLAPLSLAAVLAPMWAMSDPALAEAARALGVPLRFAAVTGESSGGDSAPGSGADLPSNSVNSNSAAHAGHAENESGANGWPASWLLAAALHQPHEALAPCDDIALGVAGKPIDVATLGQARGRLYVVGLGPGSTELMAPAARAALTEANDVLGYETYVRMAGPFRDDQRVHASDNREELQRARHAFALASEGRTVAVVSSGDPGIFAMAAAVLEALDASDNPHWHAVELRILPGISAAMATAAEAGAPLGHDFCVLSLSDNLKPWAVIEDRLRHAAQADLVMAFYNPISRARPWQLDRALAIVRAHREPHTRVVLGRDVGRPGAAITTTTLGELRSDQVDMRTTVIVGSSTTRGVPGGPHGEWIYTPRSYGDRP; translated from the coding sequence ATGACGCGCGCACCCGCCATCGTCGTGCTCGCGCCGAGCGCGCTGGCGACCGCGCGCCGGCTTCAGGCGGCCTGTGCGGGCGCACAAGTGCACGGCCTGCAATCGCGTGTCGAGGCCGACGTCGCGTTCGCCGAACTCGGCGCGCATCTGCGCGCGCTCTACGCGAGCGGCACGCCGATCGTCGCGCTTTGCGCGGCCGGTATCGTGATTCGGTGTGTTGCGCCGATGCTCGCCAACAAGGGCATGGAACCGCCCGTGCTCGCCGTAGCGGAAGATGGCAGCGCCGTCGTGCCGTTGCTCGGCGGGCTGGCCGGCGTCAATGCGATGGCGCGCGAGATCGCACGCGCGCTCGACGTGGCACCCGCCATCACGACGAGCGGCGAGTTGCGCTTCGGCACCTGCCTGCTCAGCCCACCGCAGGGCTACGCGCTGGCCAGCCTCGAGCAGGGCAAGCGCTTCGTGTCCGATCTGCTGGCGGGCCACGCCACGCGCATCGAAGGCGAAGCGCCGTGGCTCGACGATGCGACGCTGCCACGCGATCCGTCTGCGGCGCACACGATTCGCATCACGCCGCAAACCTCGGCGGAGCGCGCCGACGAACTCGTGATTCATCCGCGCAGTGTCGTTGCGGCGGTCTGCCCCCAGCGGGCGGCATCCGATGAGCTATCGATCGCGGCACGCATCCGTCAGGCGTTGCGTGAATCCGGTCTGGCCCCGCTCTCGCTCGCGGCCGTGCTTGCGCCGATGTGGGCGATGTCCGACCCGGCGTTGGCAGAAGCAGCGAGAGCACTGGGCGTGCCGCTGCGATTCGCGGCGGTCACGGGCGAGTCCAGCGGTGGCGACAGTGCGCCGGGATCCGGCGCGGACCTTCCGTCAAATTCGGTGAACTCGAACAGCGCGGCGCATGCCGGCCACGCCGAAAACGAAAGCGGGGCAAACGGATGGCCCGCTTCATGGCTGCTTGCGGCCGCTTTGCATCAGCCTCACGAAGCACTGGCGCCTTGCGACGATATCGCGCTTGGTGTCGCTGGGAAACCCATCGATGTTGCAACGCTCGGGCAGGCACGCGGCCGGCTCTATGTCGTCGGGCTGGGCCCTGGCAGCACGGAACTGATGGCGCCTGCGGCACGAGCCGCACTAACCGAAGCCAACGACGTACTCGGCTATGAAACCTACGTCAGAATGGCCGGCCCGTTTCGCGACGATCAGCGCGTACACGCGAGCGACAACCGCGAAGAGCTGCAGCGCGCGCGGCATGCGTTTGCGCTCGCGAGCGAAGGGCGGACAGTGGCGGTCGTCTCGTCGGGCGACCCGGGCATCTTTGCCATGGCAGCCGCCGTGCTCGAAGCGCTCGACGCCTCGGACAACCCGCATTGGCACGCGGTGGAATTGCGCATCCTGCCCGGGATCTCCGCCGCGATGGCGACCGCCGCCGAAGCCGGTGCGCCGCTCGGCCATGACTTCTGCGTGTTGTCGTTGTCGGACAATTTGAAGCCGTGGGCCGTGATCGAAGATCGGTTGCGCCATGCCGCACAGGCGGATCTCGTCATGGCGTTTTACAACCCGATTTCACGCGCGCGCCCGTGGCAGCTCGATCGCGCGCTCGCAATCGTGCGTGCGCACCGCGAGCCGCATACGCGCGTGGTGCTCGGCCGCGACGTCGGCCGCCCCGGCGCGGCGATTACCACGACCACGCTCGGCGAACTGCGCTCGGATCAGGTCGATATGCGTACGACCGTGATCGTCGGATCGTCGACGACGCGCGGCGTTCCGGGAGGACCGCACGGCGAGTGGATCTACACGCCGCGCAGCTACGGAGACCGGCCTTGA
- a CDS encoding cobalt-precorrin-6A reductase: MNAYASRRVLLLGGTGDALKIARTLGPGDVYSLAGLGKVPDDLVCAVRVGGFGGAEGLARYIVEAGIGLVVDATHPYAARISANAESACRAVRVPYWALLRAAWEPRPGDDWRFVENWQTLVEALACHARPLFTLGREPLAHLGEIPVHQYWVVRCLDAHAGNERAHIVDARGPFSIEDERALFDAWRIDAVVSKNSGGKATEAKLEVARERGLPVIMLRRPALPAADRAFYDPVAVVEAIRSSD, from the coding sequence ATGAATGCGTATGCCAGTAGGCGTGTCTTGCTGCTCGGGGGCACCGGCGACGCGCTGAAGATCGCGCGCACGCTGGGCCCGGGAGATGTCTACAGCCTCGCGGGGCTCGGGAAGGTACCCGACGATCTCGTCTGTGCCGTTCGCGTGGGGGGCTTCGGCGGCGCCGAGGGCCTTGCGCGCTATATCGTCGAAGCGGGCATCGGGCTGGTCGTCGACGCGACTCATCCGTACGCGGCGCGGATCAGTGCGAACGCCGAGAGCGCCTGCCGTGCGGTGCGCGTACCGTACTGGGCACTGTTGCGCGCCGCATGGGAACCGCGGCCCGGCGACGATTGGCGCTTCGTCGAAAACTGGCAGACGCTGGTGGAAGCGCTTGCGTGCCACGCCAGACCGCTTTTTACGCTGGGCCGCGAGCCCCTTGCGCATCTGGGCGAGATTCCCGTGCATCAGTATTGGGTCGTGCGGTGCCTCGATGCGCACGCCGGCAACGAGCGTGCGCATATCGTCGACGCGCGCGGCCCGTTCTCGATCGAGGACGAACGGGCGCTCTTCGATGCCTGGCGCATCGACGCGGTGGTCAGCAAGAACAGCGGCGGCAAGGCCACCGAAGCCAAACTGGAGGTTGCCCGTGAGCGAGGTTTGCCGGTGATCATGCTGCGGCGACCGGCGCTGCCGGCGGCCGATCGGGCATTCTACGATCCGGTAGCCGTCGTCGAAGCGATCCGTTCGTCCGACTGA